TCGCCGATCGCCCGCCAGAACGCGGGCAGCAGCGGCGGCGGGAACACGCCGCCCGCGCTGGGGTTGCCCAGCACCACGAAGATCAGCACCGCCAGGCCGATGCCGACCACGTCGAACAGGCACTCCAGCGCCATGGTGACGGCGCCGACCGCGAACACCACCAGGGTGCCGAGTCCGGTGAGCGCGGCGATCGAGCCGGGCAGCGCGCCCAGGATCGGGCCGATGATCAGCGCGCCGCCGAGGCCCGCCGCGACCGAGTACAGCGCCAGGGTGCCGAGCCGGATCACCGCCCGGCCGGTGTCGGCGGGCCGGGAGCCGGCGCTGATGCCGAGGATCGAGGCGACCAGGTAGCCGCCCACGCACCAGCCGACCACCAGGTAGAACGCGGACAGCCCCTCGGCGTCCCCGGCGGCCAGCGGGATGGTGTCGTCGACCGCGACGGTGCGCTGCTGGGTGGCGGCCACCTGGCTGACGATGGTCTGGGCGGCCGTCGCGGCGGCCGGGCCGCGGGCGTCGGCGACCAGCAGCGTGTCCTTGGTGCCGGCCGGGTCGACCACCCAGGCCGCGTAGATCTTCTGGTCCTTGATCCGCTGCTCGGCGGTGGCCGCGTCCGGCGCGGTGGAGGCGCGCACCGCGTCGTCGGGCACCGACTCCAGGGCGGCGACCAGCTTCGGCGCGGCCTCCGGCGGGGCGACCACCGCGATGGACAGCTGGTGCGGCTTCGGGTGGTGCAGGGCGCCGACGTAGGAGGTGATGAAGCCGAGCTGGAGCAGCAGGACGGCGACGACCAGCAGGAAGGCGCGCGGGGTGACCGCGTCCCTGAGCTCGCTGGTGAATCCCTTTCCGGGCTCTGCCATGGTGGGGCGTCTCCCTCACAGATATCTGTGCCAATGTGGCAAAAGTCTCGAACCGGATACTTCATATCATGAAGCAGTTGCCGGATGGGGGAGGCGCGAGCTGCGCGATACTGAGCGCCATGAACGACCCCGTGGGCGAGCGGAACGCCGCCGAACTGGCCTTCCTCGCGGTCGAGCGAGAGGTGGCGACGATGTTCCGGCGCAGCCGGGCGCGGGCCGCCGAGGTGTCCCGGCTGGTGCACCCCGAGCTGGAGGCCGGGGCGTACGTGCTGCTGGCGTACATCCGGGAGGCCGGTCGGGCGCGGGTGACGGACGTCGGGCTGCACTTCGGGGTGGGCAAGGCCACGGTGAGCCGGCAGATCCGGGCGATCGAGGAGCTCGGGCTGCTGCGGCGGGAGACCGATCCGCTGGACCGGCGGGCCTCGCTGGTGTCGCTGACCGAGGAGGGGGAGCGCCGCTTCGAGGCCGCCCGGGCGGTCCGGATGGGGCGGTTCCGGGCCTCGCTGGAGGGTTGGGAGCTCGGCGAGCTGGAGCAGTTCGCCCGGCTGCTGAAGCGGTTCAACGAGCTGACCGAGGGGGTCTGAGGGTCCCCGCGGGTCGCTCGGCCGGGCGGTGCCGGGGTGGTTTCTTTACCTGAATTTGAAGAAAGTTGTCTTAGTCAACTATCGACGTATAGTTGCCTGAGGCAACGAATTCTCAGTCGAAGGAACCGCATGTCGACGACTCTCCAGACACCTCCCCAGGCCCAGATGTCCCACCGTCAAGTCCTCGAAGCCCTCTCGGGCCTGCTGCTCGGCCTGTTCGTGGCCGTGCTGTCCTCCACGGTCGTCTCCAACGCGCTCCCGCGGATCCTCACCGACCTGCACGGCGGCGAGTCCGCCTACACCTGGGTGGTCACCGCCGCCCTGCTCTCGATCACCGCGGCCACCCCGCTCTGGGGCAAGCTCTCCGACCTGGTCAGCAAGAAGCTGCTGGTGCAGATCGCCATGGTGATCTACGTGCTCTCCTCGGCCCTGGCCGGTCTGTCGCAGAGCATCGGCATGCTGATCTTCTGTCGGGTCCTGCAGGGCATCGGCGCCGGCGGCGTCATCGCGCTCGGCCAGATCTGCCTGGCCGCGATGGTCCCGCCGCGCGAGCGCGGCCGCTACAGCGGGTACTTCGGCGCGGTCTTCGCACTGGCCACCATCGGCGGCCCGCTGATCGGCGGCGTCATCGTGGACACCTCCTGGCTCGGCTGGCGCTGGTGCTTCTACGTCGGCATCCCGTTCGCGGTGATCGCCATCCTGGTGCTGCAGCGCACCCTGAAGTTCCCCGACGCGCCCGCCCGCAAGCCGAAGATCGACTACCTGGGCGCGGTGCTGATCACCGCCGCCGTCAGCCTGCTGATGATCTGGATCTCGCTGGCCGGCAAGAACTACGACTGGGCGTCCTGGCAGACCGCGGCCATGGTCGGCGGCGGCCTGGTGCTCGCCGCGCTGTTCGTCGCCGTCGAGAAGCGCGCCGCCGAGCCGCTGATCCCGCTCGACCTGTTCCGCCACCGCACCGTCGCGCTGGCCGCGCTGGCCTCCGCGTTCGTCGGCGTCGGCATGTACGGCACCACCACCTTCCTCGGCCAGTACTTCCAGCTCGCCAAGGAGAAGACCCCCACCCAGGCCGGGCTGCTCACCCTGCCGATGATCCTCGGCCTCGCGGTCTCCTCGACCGTGGCCGGCAAGCTCATCACCAAGTACGGCAAGTGGAAGGGCTTCCTGGTCGCCGGCACCGTCCTGCTGGCCGCCGGCCTCGGCCTGCTCGGCACCGCCCGCGCCGACAGCTCGTACGCGCTGCTCGCCCTCTACATGGCGGTGGCCGGCGTCGGCCTCGGCCTGACCAGCCAGAACCTGGTGCTCGCGGTGCAGAACACGGTGCCGCGCAACGAGCTCGGCGCGGCCAGCTCGGTGGTCACCTTCTTCCGCACCATGGGCGGTGCGATGGGCGTCTCCGCGCTCGGCGCGCTGCTCGGCCACAAGGTCGCCAGCTACACCGCCGAGAACTTCGCCAAGGCCGGCATCCCGGTGTCCGGGGCGGGCGGCGACGGCATCCCGGACCTGCACAAGCTGCCCGCGCAGATCGTCCCGCTGATCACCGACGCGTTCGGGCACGGCGTCGGCACGGTGTTCCTGATCGCCGCGCCGTTCGCCGTGGTGGGCTTCCTGCTGGTGCTGTTCATCCGCGAGGTGCCGCTGCGCACCACCAACGAGGCGGCGGCCGCGCCCGCCGCGAAGACCGCGGAGCTGGTCGCCGACTGACCGGTTCCGCGTCCGAGACATGCGAGAAGGGACCCCGCCGTCGTGGCGGGGGCCCTTCGTCGTAACCGGCCGGTCGGTGCTGCTACGCGGTGACCGCTACTTCGCGGCGATCAGCGAGATGCCGTACAGCACCACCGCCGCGCAGGCGGCGAAGCAGACGCCCGCGGCGACCAGGGCGGGGACGCCCTTGCCGGTGCCGGCCTCGACGGCGGCCTCCCGGCGGGTCAGGGCGAGGTTGCCCAGGGCGAAGACGACGACCACCGCGAGGGTGACGGCCAGGCTGACGCCCGCGGTCTCGGCCAGTGCGGCCCACTTGATGTTCATGGCTGACGTCCTCTCAGGCCGCGATGGTGGTGGCGGCAACGGTCGGGCCGGCGACGACCGGGACCTCGACCGGGGTGGTGGTCTCGTTGACGTTGTCGGCGTGCACCGGCTGGCGGCGGGAGATCATCCACATCGAGCCCGCACCCAGCACCAGCGCCAGGCCGACCACCGCGACGCCCCAGTTGCCCTGGTCGGCGACGAAGGCCGCGAGGCCGGACACCACGGCCGCGGCCGGCAGGGTCAGGCCCCAGGTGGCGACCATGCGGCGGACCATGCCCCAGCGCAGCTTGCCGGACGGGCCGCCGAGGCCGGCGCCCATGATGCCGCCGGAGCAGACCTGGGTGGTGGAGAGGCCGTAGCCCATGTGCGAGGAGGTCAGGATCACCGTCGCGGCGGCGGTCTCCGAGGAGAAGCCCTGCGGCGGCTTGATGTCGGCCAGGCCGGACCCCATCGAGCGGATGATCCGCCAGCCGCCCATGTAGGTGCCGAGCGCGATCGCCAGACCGGCGCTGACGATCACCCAGGTCGGCGGGCCGTCGCCCTTGTGCAGCTGGCCGGCCGAGATCAGGGTCAGCGTGATGATGCCCATGGTCTTCTGCGCGTCGTTGGTGCCGTGCGCCAGCGAGATCAGCGAGGAGGAGAAGATCTGGCCCCGGCGGAAGCCCTTCTCGGTGCTCGCCCTGGCCGCGCCCCCGGTGATCAGGTAGGCCAGCTTGGTGGCGCCCCAGGAGGCCAGGCCCGCGATGATCGGGGAGGCCACCGCCGGGATGAGGATCTTGGAGACCACGGTGGTGAAGTTGACGCCGTGGATGCCGACGCCGACCACGGTGGCGCCGATCAGGCCGCCGTAGAGCGCGTGGGAGGAGGACGAGGGCAGGCCCTTGAGCCACGTCAGCAGGTTCCACAGGATCGCGCCCGCCAGGGCGGCGAAGATGATGGATGGCTGCAGTCCGGCCTTTTCGTTGACCAGGCCGCCCGAGATGGTGGTGGCGACCTTCACGGAGACGAAGGCACCGGCGAAGTTCAGCACCGCCGCGATCGCGACGGCGACCTTGGGCTTGAGTGCGCCGGTGGCGATGGAGGTGGCCATCGCGTTGGCGGTGTCGTGGAAGCCGTTGGTGAAGTCGAAGGCGAGCGCCGTGATGATCACAACGGCCACCAGGAACGTGATGTGTTCCATACCCAAACAATCGTCGAAGTGGTCGGACTGACGTTGCTGTCCTCCGTGACGGTAGGAAGCCTTGGTGAACGGGAGGTGAACTGAGCGCGGAGTCCTGGTTCCGTTGGTGGCGCGGGAGTTGCCGGGGCGTTGGCGTTCCATGGAGCCCGGGGGTGCGGATGAGAGGGTTGTCACACCCCGGCCGGCATGAGAATTCACCCCGCGGTCCCGAAACCCCCTGCCCCGAAGCGCCCTCCGCATGACAGGATCGGCTGGATCGCCGACGGACAATCAGGGGAGGGCCGGCCGATGGGGGCTGGGCAGCGCACGGAGTCGACTGGCCTGCGGCCCTGGGTGCGCGCCGCGTTGCGCTGCGGAGCGGTGCTCGCCGCCGCCGCGCTCACCCTGCCGTTCGCCTCCGCCGCCTACGCGGCGCCCGAGCCGGGCTCGCTGCTCGGCCTGTCGACCGTCTCCGCCGGGGCCGACCCGCTGGCCGACGCCAAGCGCACCCTCGGGCCGCTGCTGACCCAGATCCACGAGCTGTACCAGCAGGCCGAGGCCGCCACCGAGCAGTACAACACCACCGTCGCCAAGCTCGCCGAGCAGCAGGCCACCGTGCAGGACCTGACCGCCCGTGCCGACCGGCAGCAGGAGGCGGTGGAGACCGGCAGCAACCTGGCCGCGCAGCTCGCCGCCGCGCAGTACCGCAACAACCAGATCTCCGGGTACGCCGACCTGCTGCTCGCCGACGACCCGTACGAGGCGGTGGTGATCGCCCAGCTGCTGGACTCCGCCGGGCGTTCGCAGAAGGCGTTCCTCGACCGGCTGAAGGCCGACCGCGACACCCTGGCCGCGCTGCGGCTGGCCGCCGAGCAGGCCGTCACCGAGTCCACGGCGCTGGCCACCCAGCAGGAGCAGGCGAAGAACGACGTCGCCAAGAAGCTCAACGACGTCGAGCAGCTGGTCGGCTCGCTCACCGGCGCGCAGCGCAGCGAGCTGGAGGAGCTGGAGAAGCAGGAGGCCAACCAGGCGCAGCTGGCGTTCCTGGCCTCCGGCGCGCTCGGCAAGGGCGAGCGCACGCCGTCCGCGATGGGCCGCAAGGCGGTCGCGTGGGCGCTGCAGCAGCTCGGCAAGGACTACGTGTGGGGCGGCGCCGGACCGGACGTGTTCGACTGCTCGGGTCTCACCTCGCAGGCCTGGCTGCACGCCGGGCGGGCCATCCCGCGCACCAGCCAGGAGCAGTGGGCGGAGCTCAAGCACGTGCCGCTCAACCAGATCCGGCCCGGCGACCTGATCGTCTACTTCGGCGGCGCGACGCACATCGGCATGTACATCGGCGGCGGCCTGATCGTGCAGGCTCCGCACACCGGCGACGTGGTGAAGGTGTCCCAGATCGGGGCGATGCCGATCCTGGGCGCGGTGCGACCGGACGGGGACGACGCGGCGGACGAGGCGGGCGGCGCCTGGAAGGTGCCGGACGTGCCGCTGGGCGCGGTGCGGATCGCGCCGGCGAAGCCCTCGACGCTGCCGACGCCGCCCGCGGTGCCGGCGGGTCCGACGGCGCCGCCGACCGTGCCGGGCCCGCCGACCCCGTCGGCGCCCGCCTCGCCCAGCGACGCTGCCTCGTCGAGTGCGCCGGCTTCGCCGAGCGGGAGCGGGACGCCGAGCGGCAGCGGGACGCCGAGTGACCCTGCTTCGCCGAGCGGGAGTGGCACGCCGTCGGGGTCCGGGACGCCGTCGGGGTCGCCCTCCGGGGCGGATGCGCCTTCGCCGTCCGGGAGTTGAGGTCGGGGGAGACCGGCCGGATCCGCCGTTCTCCCCCGGTCTCCGGCCAGGAGGCGTCCCCACGAGCCCCTGACTGCCCCGGTGATCACTCCAGGCGGACGACGATGGCCTTGGAGGTCGGGGTGTTGCTGATGTCGGCGGTGGAGTCGAGGGGGACCAGGACGTTGGTCTCCGGGTAGTAGGCGGCGGCTCCGCCGCGGGCGACGGGGTAGTGGACGACCCGGAAGTGCGGGGCGCGGCGGTCGACGCCGTCGGTCCACTCGCTTACCAGGTCGACGAACTGGCCGTCGGCGAGGCCGAGTTCGGCGGCGTCGGCGGGGTTGACCAGGACGACGCGGCGGCCGTCGGTGATGCCGCGGTAGCGGTCGTCGAGGCCGTAGATCGTGGTGTTGTACTGGTCGTGGGAGCGCAGGGTCTGGAGCAGGAGCCGGCCGGGCGGGACCTCGGGGGCGGTGAGCGGGTTGACGGTGAAGTTGGCCCGGCCCGTGGCGGTGGGGAAGGTGCGGGTGTCGCGCGGGGCGTGCGGGAGGGCGAAGCCGCCGGGGCGGCGGACCTTGGTGTTGAAGTCGTCGAAGCCGGGGACGACGCGGGCGATGCGTTCGCGGATCCGGTCGTAGTCGAGCGCGAAGTCCTCCCAGGGCACGGTGTCCTGGGGGCCGAGGGCGGCGCGGGCGAGGCGGGCGACGATGGCGACCTCGGAGAGCAGGCCGGGCGCGGGCGGGCGGAGACCGCCGCGGGAGGAGTGCACCATGCCCATGGAGTCCTCGACGCTGACGAACTGCGGTCCGGCGGGGGTGAGGTCGCGGTCGGTGCGGCCGAGGGTGGGCAGGATCAGGGCGCGGGCGCCGGTGACCACGTGCGAGCGGTTGAGCTTGGTGGAGACGTGCACGGTGAGCCGGCAGCGGCGCATCGCGGCCTCGGTGGCGTCGGTGTCGGGACTGGCGGAGACGAAGTTGCCGCCCATCGCGAAGAACACCTTGACCCGGCCGTCGCGCAGCGCCCGGATGGTGTCGACGGTGTCGTAGCCGTGGGCGCGCGGGGGCTCGAAGGAGAACTCCCGGCCGAGGGCGTCCAGGAAGGCGGCGGAGGGCCGTTCGAAGATGCCCATGGTGCGGTCGCCCTGGACGTTGCTGTGGCCGCGGACGGGGCAGACGCCCGCGCCGGGGCGGCCCACGTTGCCGCGCAGCAGGAGGAAGTTGACGACCTCGCGGATGGTGGGGACGGCGTGCTTGTGCTGGGTGAGGCCCATCGCCCAGCAGACGATGATCTTCGGCGAGGCGAGCACCAGGCGGTGCAGCTCCTCGATCTGCTCCCAGGGGAGGCCGGTGGCGGCCAGGGTGGCGGCACGGTCGAGTTCGGCGGCGTCGGCGGCGAACTCGTCGTAGCCGGCGCAGTGTTCGGCGACGAAGTCGTGGTCGACGGCGCCGGGGGTGCCGAGCAGCAGGTGGTTGAGGGCGCGGAACAGCGCGAGGTCGCCGCCGAGCCGGATCTGCAGGAACAGGTCGGTGAGCTTGGTGCCGCCGCCGACCAGGCCGCGCGGGGTCTGCGGGTTCTTGAAGCGTTCGAGTCCGGCTTCGGGCAGCGGGTTGACGCTGACGATCTTCGCGCCGGCGCGCTTGGCGCGTTCCAGGGCGGAGAGCATCCGGGGGTGGTTGGTGCCGGGGTTCTGGCCGGCCACGATGATCAGGTCGGCCTGGTACAGGTCCTTGAGCGAGACGCTGCCCTTGCCGACGCCGAGGGTCTCGGTGAGCGCCGAACCGGACGACTCGTGGCACATGTTGGAGCAGTCGGGCAGGTTGTTGGTGCCGAGCCGGCGGGCGAACAGCTGGTAGGCGAAGGCGGCCTCGTTGGACGTGCGGCCGGAGGTGTAGAAGGCCGCCTCGTCGGGGGAGCCGAGGGCGGTGAGCTCCTCGGCGATCAGCGCGAAGGCGTCGTCCCAGCTGATCGGCGTGTAGTGGGTCGCGCCCTCGTCGAGCAGCATCGGGGTGGTGAGCCGGCCCTGCTGGCCGAGCCAGTAGCCGGAGCGTTCGGCGAGTTCGGCGACCGGGTGCTCGGCGAAGAAGGCCGGGGTGATCCGGCGCTCGGTGGCCTCCTCGGCGACCGCCTTGGCGCCGTTCTCGCAGAACTCGGCGAGGTGCGGCTTGTCCGGCTCGGGCCAGGCGCAGCCCGGGCAGTCGAAGCCGTCGGGCTGGTTGACCTTGCGCAGGGTGGACAGCACCCGGCCCGGCGACATCTGCTCGGACGCCATCCGCAGGGTGTGGCCGATCGCGGTCAGGCCGGCCGCGGCGTGGGCCGGGGGCGCGACGTGCGGCGCGTCCTGGGCGGGGTCGCGGTGCGGGGGCTGCTTGGCCATGGCGGACTCTCCGGAGGGCTCGGGGTGCTTGGAGCGTATCCGGTGCGGGTGCGGGTGTCGTGCGGCGGCGTCCGGGCCGCCGGGGGTGCGGTCAGGCCTCCTTCTGAAGCTCCGTCAGCAGCCGTCGGGCGACGGCGTCGTTCTGGCGGAAGGACGGGGCGTCGGTGCGGGGGCGGGCGAAGGCGGCCGGGGCGCGGGTGGTGGTGGGTGCGCCGAGGGCGGTGCGCCGGGGGTGCGGGCGGCCGTCCAGGGCGGGGTCGAGCAGCCGGGCGTCGGGGTCGGTGCGGAGCAGGCCGGAGCGGTAGGTGTGGCCGTCGGGGTCGGTGAGGCGTTCCTCGTCGATCCGGCCGTCGCGCAGCAGTTGGCGCAGCAGCGGGTCGGCGGTGCGGTCGAGGGCGTGGCGGGGGAGGAAGGCGTCGACCAGGGCGGTGCCGTGGACGTGGTGGTCGGGCAGGGCGGGGGAGGAGGCGCGGAAGGTGCCGTGCTGTTCGTCGAGTTCGACCCGGGTGTCGGGGCCGAGGAAGTGCAGCAGTCCGGCGTCGGCCAGGGCGAGCAGCTGTTCCAGCCGGAAGCCGGGCGGGCCGGAGGCGTAGAAGGAGAAGAAGCCGGTCCACCAGCCGTCGAGCTCGGCGGCGGTGGAGCGGGCGGTGAGCGGGTGTTCGGGCAGCAGCCGGATCAGTTGGCCGTACAGCGAGAGCAGCGCGAAGAAGGCGCCGAGGTCGGCGCTGTACCGGAGGTCGGAGCGGCGGGCCAGGTCGGCGCGCAGGTGGGCGTGCAGGTGTTGCTGGAGCTCTTCGGGGCTGCCGACCCGAAGGCCGGTGAGCGGGCGGTCGAGGCGGTCCAGGTCGAGCCGGTCCTCGGGGTCGGGGACGGCGGCGGCGACCAGGTCGGTGCGGGCGGGGCTGTGCCAGTCGAGCCGGTCGTAGGCGTCGAGGAACTCGGGCCAGGGCAGGGCGGTGCGTTCGGGGTGGCCGTGGAACAGCTCGTGGTAGTAGCCGTAGCCGATCTCCTTGGCCATGGCCGGCCACAGGTCGCGCCGGAACTCGACCGGCCCGTCCGGCAGTCGGAGGTCGGGCCCGAAGTAGCGGGGCAGCGCCGGGGGCGGGCCCTGCAGCCGGTAGCCGGTCTTGGCGTGGTACGGGACGCCGCGCCGGGAGCCCGCGTACAGCACGGGTTCGCGGCCGGAGGGGTGGTAGCGCAGGCCGCCGCCGGGGAGCGGGGTGAAGCGGCCGCCGCGGCCCTCGGTGAGCAGCGCGACCAGGTCGACGAAGGCCAGGCCGAGGCCGCGGACGATCACCCG
The DNA window shown above is from Streptomyces sp. TLI_171 and carries:
- a CDS encoding DUF3533 domain-containing protein, which encodes MAEPGKGFTSELRDAVTPRAFLLVVAVLLLQLGFITSYVGALHHPKPHQLSIAVVAPPEAAPKLVAALESVPDDAVRASTAPDAATAEQRIKDQKIYAAWVVDPAGTKDTLLVADARGPAAATAAQTIVSQVAATQQRTVAVDDTIPLAAGDAEGLSAFYLVVGWCVGGYLVASILGISAGSRPADTGRAVIRLGTLALYSVAAGLGGALIIGPILGALPGSIAALTGLGTLVVFAVGAVTMALECLFDVVGIGLAVLIFVVLGNPSAGGVFPPPLLPAFWRAIGEWIPNGAGTSAARSIAYLDSTNLTVPFLVLAAWAVVGVAVTFLAVARKPRLGRPVPSGT
- a CDS encoding MarR family winged helix-turn-helix transcriptional regulator; protein product: MNDPVGERNAAELAFLAVEREVATMFRRSRARAAEVSRLVHPELEAGAYVLLAYIREAGRARVTDVGLHFGVGKATVSRQIRAIEELGLLRRETDPLDRRASLVSLTEEGERRFEAARAVRMGRFRASLEGWELGELEQFARLLKRFNELTEGV
- a CDS encoding MDR family MFS transporter; the encoded protein is MSHRQVLEALSGLLLGLFVAVLSSTVVSNALPRILTDLHGGESAYTWVVTAALLSITAATPLWGKLSDLVSKKLLVQIAMVIYVLSSALAGLSQSIGMLIFCRVLQGIGAGGVIALGQICLAAMVPPRERGRYSGYFGAVFALATIGGPLIGGVIVDTSWLGWRWCFYVGIPFAVIAILVLQRTLKFPDAPARKPKIDYLGAVLITAAVSLLMIWISLAGKNYDWASWQTAAMVGGGLVLAALFVAVEKRAAEPLIPLDLFRHRTVALAALASAFVGVGMYGTTTFLGQYFQLAKEKTPTQAGLLTLPMILGLAVSSTVAGKLITKYGKWKGFLVAGTVLLAAGLGLLGTARADSSYALLALYMAVAGVGLGLTSQNLVLAVQNTVPRNELGAASSVVTFFRTMGGAMGVSALGALLGHKVASYTAENFAKAGIPVSGAGGDGIPDLHKLPAQIVPLITDAFGHGVGTVFLIAAPFAVVGFLLVLFIREVPLRTTNEAAAAPAAKTAELVAD
- a CDS encoding anion permease — encoded protein: MEHITFLVAVVIITALAFDFTNGFHDTANAMATSIATGALKPKVAVAIAAVLNFAGAFVSVKVATTISGGLVNEKAGLQPSIIFAALAGAILWNLLTWLKGLPSSSSHALYGGLIGATVVGVGIHGVNFTTVVSKILIPAVASPIIAGLASWGATKLAYLITGGAARASTEKGFRRGQIFSSSLISLAHGTNDAQKTMGIITLTLISAGQLHKGDGPPTWVIVSAGLAIALGTYMGGWRIIRSMGSGLADIKPPQGFSSETAAATVILTSSHMGYGLSTTQVCSGGIMGAGLGGPSGKLRWGMVRRMVATWGLTLPAAAVVSGLAAFVADQGNWGVAVVGLALVLGAGSMWMISRRQPVHADNVNETTTPVEVPVVAGPTVAATTIAA
- a CDS encoding NlpC/P60 family protein, which encodes MGAGQRTESTGLRPWVRAALRCGAVLAAAALTLPFASAAYAAPEPGSLLGLSTVSAGADPLADAKRTLGPLLTQIHELYQQAEAATEQYNTTVAKLAEQQATVQDLTARADRQQEAVETGSNLAAQLAAAQYRNNQISGYADLLLADDPYEAVVIAQLLDSAGRSQKAFLDRLKADRDTLAALRLAAEQAVTESTALATQQEQAKNDVAKKLNDVEQLVGSLTGAQRSELEELEKQEANQAQLAFLASGALGKGERTPSAMGRKAVAWALQQLGKDYVWGGAGPDVFDCSGLTSQAWLHAGRAIPRTSQEQWAELKHVPLNQIRPGDLIVYFGGATHIGMYIGGGLIVQAPHTGDVVKVSQIGAMPILGAVRPDGDDAADEAGGAWKVPDVPLGAVRIAPAKPSTLPTPPAVPAGPTAPPTVPGPPTPSAPASPSDAASSSAPASPSGSGTPSGSGTPSDPASPSGSGTPSGSGTPSGSPSGADAPSPSGS
- a CDS encoding FdhF/YdeP family oxidoreductase, producing MAKQPPHRDPAQDAPHVAPPAHAAAGLTAIGHTLRMASEQMSPGRVLSTLRKVNQPDGFDCPGCAWPEPDKPHLAEFCENGAKAVAEEATERRITPAFFAEHPVAELAERSGYWLGQQGRLTTPMLLDEGATHYTPISWDDAFALIAEELTALGSPDEAAFYTSGRTSNEAAFAYQLFARRLGTNNLPDCSNMCHESSGSALTETLGVGKGSVSLKDLYQADLIIVAGQNPGTNHPRMLSALERAKRAGAKIVSVNPLPEAGLERFKNPQTPRGLVGGGTKLTDLFLQIRLGGDLALFRALNHLLLGTPGAVDHDFVAEHCAGYDEFAADAAELDRAATLAATGLPWEQIEELHRLVLASPKIIVCWAMGLTQHKHAVPTIREVVNFLLLRGNVGRPGAGVCPVRGHSNVQGDRTMGIFERPSAAFLDALGREFSFEPPRAHGYDTVDTIRALRDGRVKVFFAMGGNFVSASPDTDATEAAMRRCRLTVHVSTKLNRSHVVTGARALILPTLGRTDRDLTPAGPQFVSVEDSMGMVHSSRGGLRPPAPGLLSEVAIVARLARAALGPQDTVPWEDFALDYDRIRERIARVVPGFDDFNTKVRRPGGFALPHAPRDTRTFPTATGRANFTVNPLTAPEVPPGRLLLQTLRSHDQYNTTIYGLDDRYRGITDGRRVVLVNPADAAELGLADGQFVDLVSEWTDGVDRRAPHFRVVHYPVARGGAAAYYPETNVLVPLDSTADISNTPTSKAIVVRLE
- a CDS encoding FAD/NAD(P)-binding domain-containing protein, with amino-acid sequence MPVLVVVGAGPRGTGLLERIAANAPELLSPDVELDVHLVDPHPPGGGRIWRHEQSPLLRMNSMAEDVTMFTDERTSMDGPVRPGPSLAEWAADPAAFAPRQPERDPEVAEELDALAATDFPTRRAQSAYLDWVFHRSVAELPDNIRLFVHRDTVRRITGDPDGPQRVHLSDTVLLADRVVLALGHLDSAPGPETAEARAFAARHGRSYLPPAFTADSDLSGLAPGERVIVRGLGLAFVDLVALLTEGRGGRFTPLPGGGLRYHPSGREPVLYAGSRRGVPYHAKTGYRLQGPPPALPRYFGPDLRLPDGPVEFRRDLWPAMAKEIGYGYYHELFHGHPERTALPWPEFLDAYDRLDWHSPARTDLVAAAVPDPEDRLDLDRLDRPLTGLRVGSPEELQQHLHAHLRADLARRSDLRYSADLGAFFALLSLYGQLIRLLPEHPLTARSTAAELDGWWTGFFSFYASGPPGFRLEQLLALADAGLLHFLGPDTRVELDEQHGTFRASSPALPDHHVHGTALVDAFLPRHALDRTADPLLRQLLRDGRIDEERLTDPDGHTYRSGLLRTDPDARLLDPALDGRPHPRRTALGAPTTTRAPAAFARPRTDAPSFRQNDAVARRLLTELQKEA